The Leishmania braziliensis MHOM/BR/75/M2904 complete genome, chromosome 28 region agaagagaagTAGGCGGGGTGCGTATATGTGTTGAAAATCATCGACAGGAGTCGTCGTCAGCGGGAGCAAGCGTGACCATCACTGCACCTCTCTTCAGTCCGACGCCAGCCCAGACCTCTCCTCCGGCATCAAGGGTTTTCAGAGCCGTATACCCAAGGGCGGGCTGcaggctgcttggcttctccACAAACCGTGGGGACGCTGGGCTCTGAGATGCCATACACTGAGGTGGCAGACCATAATCCGGGACTCACTTTAACAAGCGCaggagcaaaaaaaaagggcaaagagaagcggaggagatagtcgagggaggggagggcgtgtgtgtgtgtgtgcgcacacgtACCGAGGTTCCCCCAGCTCACCTAATCCAGTCACCGCTTCacttcatctctctcttttctgaGGACTAACAAGAAGCGATAATTATCAGTACAGTGATCAATTTTGTGCGTAACTGAGGAAAACgacaaaacacacacacacacacacacacagccttGAGCGCGACTTTTGGTCAGTGCCGTGCCTGACTGGTGTCGTGGGCTGAGCGGGCTCGAGcgaaaaacgaaagagagagagaggactaATGGGCATGGCGGGACCTGCAGCAGTACAATCGACTGTCACATGTATGCCACTATCTCTTTTGCTCCCAAAGTGGGTAACAACTTACCTCTAGCAGGGGGCAGGCGTAGTATGCGAACTCACCTTTTGCGTGTGCTTTATGACGTGAGGTGTGTGAGTCGACGtgtaccccccctccccccgtgtAACACACGGTGGGCCACATGTGCGCAATGCCGACCCTGcccgctctctcttgctgctgctgctcgcccccccccccccctccctttccctcatTCAATGCTCCCAACATGTTTCTCACCTCGCAGTGTTGCTGCGCGCGACTGGGCACTTTCTATTTGCACAGAGGTGTGCGAGGTCTCGTATGCACAGACGTGCATGCATGAAACGACCGTCTGTTATCCCTGTGCATctacttcccccccccccccttctgtccctctccccctctctcgccatCCGCATCCTCCCCATTCCACCGGTTTCTGCCACCCACCcatgcgcacgtgtgcacaCGCATTCATTCCTTCACtaactcccccccccccccccccccattcccATCGTGCTCTGTCTTGTGGGAACACCCACACGGAGGGGGTAgcgcaagaaaaaaaaaaagagagtcTCTCATCAATCGCGCCTCTTCTCGTCGCCATCTTCCTCAcgctccccccttttcctcttcccagGTTACTTGGGACACACAGCTcactttcctttctctcttgatCGTGTATccgccttctgctgctgcatcatgTTCCGTCGTGTGGGCTCATCTCCAGCGGCccgccgtgccgctgctctgtcggtggctgcgcgcagcctcaTCTACACACCGCGCATCCGCGACATGAAGTTTCTGTACGAAGAGGTTTTCAATATGTACGACCACTACAAGGAGTTGGGCAacagtgctgctggtggaTCTGACAACATAGTCACAAAAGAGCTGATGGATGCGCTACTGGAGGAGAGCTCGAAGCTTGCGACGCAGACTCTCTTTCCGCTGTACGAATCCAGCGACAGTGAAGGCTGTGTGCTACAGGATGGCCATGTGACGACGCCAAAGGGGTTCAAGGCGGCGTACCAGGCGCTCGCAGCGGGTGGCTGGACGAGTGTTAATGAGCCCGAGAAGTATGGCGGGCAGGGGTTGCCCTTCTCGGTCGGTTTCACGACGCGTGAAATTATGGCGACAGCAAATTGGGGCTTCAGCATGTACTCCGGACTCTCTCTGGGCGCCTGCCGCACGCTCATGTCCTGGGCGAGCGAGGAGCTCAAGGACCAGTACCTGCCAAAGCTTGTGAGTGGCGAGTGGAGTGGGACGATGTGCCTGACGGAGCCGCAGTGCGGGACAGACCTGTCGCAGGTGAAGACGAAGGCGGAGCCGTCCGGCGACGGCAAGTCGTACAACATCACCGGCACGAAGATCTTCATCTCCGCCGGCGACCACGACCTAACGGAGAACATCATTCACATCGTGCTTGCGCGGCTGCCAAACTCACTGCCGTCGACGAAGGGACTGTCACTGTTCCTCGTTCCACGGCATGTTGTGAATCCTAACGGGTCGCTGGAGGCTGCGAAGAACGTGGAGTGCAGTGGGTTAGAGAAGAAAATGGGGATCAAGGGCAGCTCGACGTGCCAGCTGAGCTTCGACAAGTCTGTGGGGTACCTGATCGGCGAGCCGAGCGCCGGGATGAAGCAGATGTTCACGTTCATGAACGCTGCGCGAATGGGGTGTGCGCTGGAGGGTGTGTGCCACGCGGAGCTTGCGTTCCAGAACGGACTACAGTACGCACGCGAGCGGCGGTCGATGCGCGCCCTTAGCGGCGCAAAGGAGCCGGAGAAGCCAGCAGACCGGATCATTTGCCATGCGAACGTGCGGCAGAATTTGCTGTTTGCGAAGGCCGTTGCGGAGGGTGGGCGTGCACTGCTGACCGACGTTGGGCGGCTGCTGGATAtgcacgctgctgcaacgGACGCtgtgaaggcggcggcgctggaccACGAGATCGGCTTCTACACCCCAATCGCGAAAGCGTGTGTGACGGAGTGGGGCGTGGAGGCTGCGAGTCGGTTGCTGCAGGTGTGGGGCGGGCACGGGTACATCAAGGGTAACGGGATGGAGCAGATACTGCGCGATTCACGCATCGGGACCATCTACGAGGGCACCACcggcgtgcaggcgctggactTCATTGGGCGCAAGGTGCTGAGCACGAAGGGCGGCAACCAGGCGAAGCGGTTTGGGAAGCGTGTGAGCAAGCTTGCCTGGGCGCACCTGTTTTCGACCGGCGCACTGGGGCGGTACGCGCGGCAACTGTGGCTGATGCAGAAGCACTGGCGGATTGCGACGACGAGGATCGGGATGATGGCATTGAAGAAccgcgacgccgtcgccgcgtcgTCGGAGGACTTTTTAATGTACACGGGGTATATGGTACTCGGGTACTACTGGCTGCGgatggcagaggtggcgcagcgcaaggTGGCAGCAGGCCAGGATGCGGACGGATTCTACCAGACGAAGCTGGACACGTGTGAGTACGTGTTCACGCGCATTCTGCCGCGCGTGGAAGCCCACAAGAGGATCATGCAAGCGGAGCCAACTCTGTGCGCGTACAAGGAGGAGAACTGGGACATCTGACTGGGTGACCCATGCGCTGCGTGGTTGCTGAACGATGTCAGCGTGGGGTAACCGTGCGGGGACGCTTTTTTCTTGCTTGTGGCATTTCGCATGTATGACGTGCGTTCAAAGGCCTTTCGGCAGAGTGGCCAGCGCATCTTGTGCCTGCGTGCCGCCCCTCGCCCgcttttcctcccttctgACGTGCCAGCTTAGACACCGGATATCGCCCAGTGAGGGATCGAGTATGTGTGTGCCCCTGTACCTGtcgctttctttccttcctctgcACAACAGCACGAGGGGCAACATGGAGGGATCACGCTACTGCACGCTGTGAGGAGACggtgcttctcctctctgtttcttctgATCCCGCTGCCCTCTCCCGGCTTTGACGGCACGGATGGTGGAGAAGCACCCACGCACGAAAAATGAGACTCTACTCGAGTTTTTCGGCATTCTCgttcgtctctcttcttctctgtccGCTGCGCGAGTATGATtggccctcttcctccttcctttACTGGAAGAAAAAGCGACGTGTTTTGATTTTCTTCGTTTGCTCTCTGACCCCctgctctgtgtgtgtgtgtgtgtgtgtgtgtgtgtgtgtgtgtgtgtgtgtgcgggcggACGCCAAgcagcctccccccctcccccatcccggCCGATGCTAGACCACTTCTGGgggtgacagggtcaggtGCCCACGACGTGGGGAAGGCCAGTGCGATGCATCGCCACTGGTGCCGGCGGTCaggctgtggcgcgtgcctgtggctgcttcgcagcagGCGATGGGCCTGGAAAGAGGCCCGCTGTCGagtggcgtgtgtgttgtcgCTTGAGGCTTCCCGAAGAGGTTTCTTGTCTTTGGCTTtgtgtggcagcggtgctcgACGTGGgcgcgcgcctgcacgcacacaatgTGCTCTTATACCCCCTTCCCGCCCCTCTTTAGCGGTCTGCTTCCCATGCGGTACTCAGCGCATGCCTGATGTCTTTGCTCCTCTGCGTTTCCTTCGTACGGTCTCTCATGACGGTGCACTGGGGAGGTCTGCCCAGTTTCCTTGACGGGTCCTTTTTTGAGTTTCGTTGGGCTCTGCCTTCTTCTGCATCATCCAAAGACTCCGAGGGGCGCCTTTGCCCCTAAGCACAGGCCCAAAAAATGCAGACACGCACCGTGGCGCGTACGGCTTCAGCGCGTCTTCTTGTTCtttgcccctctcctcccctcccccatcgtCCGTCCTGTATTGCCGCGCCCTGTTCCCTTCCTTCGCTCTCCTTTGCTTTTTGTTTCATCTCAGTTCTGCACGTGCTTTTCTTTATTTagttgtctctctcccccttcctccctcgtACTGGTTTAGAATGATGCAATCGGTGTAAAGGTGCGCGCGCAGGCGTACGCTCGTACCCTGCGGGGCGACGTTTCTGGTGGCTTCGGCTCGGCGCCCaggcgtacacacacacacacatgtataTGTTGAAGAACTCAAGCGCTTCTGCATGCttgtgctgttgctgctgcttttctCTTCATTTTCTCTGTTTCCTGTTCCCTcatttcgctctctttccctcctctctctttctcctttgagCAattttctgtttttttcgCTTGTTATGTCTAGCGgcggtgtctctctctctctctctctcgaatCCCCTGAGCGCACTTGCCTGCGTATATCTGTGACAGTACATGAGCGACTTGGCGAACAAGGACTAATGTCTCCGTGCCcttgtatgtgtgcgtgtgggacTCGAAGTAGATGACCACAATGGtaggtgtgcatgtgcgaAGGCGAGTGGCGTACGTTCGCGATGGCTGTTCCACGAGTGTCtccgtgtgtgcgcgcgtatCGGCAGATAAtcaccccctttctctccccgaTGTGTGCCTCGTggctgcttctccctcctccccccgctccaCGCCAGGGAATCCTTCGCCGATGTTTGTGAGCTGCGTGAGTCagtcaccacctcctccccccagaCTCGTTGCCTTTTTACTGGAATGACCACAtcttctctccatctctctgGCCCTCGTCTCCTCCTGCGTTGTCCAACTCACGTGCACTCACCACGTGATCTGAGTTTGGGTCGGATTGCACAGAACCGACGATTGGGCCTACTTCAGACGCATCCAACAAacgccccctcctcccctccccccacacacgcactgtaCGCTGCGTTAGAGACACcgtggctgcagcgatgGACTTCCGTGCCAGCATGCGTGCGATGCTGGAGAGCGCGAGGCAGTCGATTCGCAATCGCGCCGTCAATCCCACTGGCAAGGCCGCACTGAAGAAGGGACGGACTCTTGATGATTCGTCTTCATCCAGCCGATGCCCGCAGCCCAAGGCGCAGCCGAcgccaccctccccctccttggCCGTGGCAGAGGGGCTCCACTTTCGGAGGGACACGGCGGATGACGCGGATATGGCCCCATCGGAGGCGAGTGCGCTGAGCGCAAAAGAGAGTCGAATGCAGTTTGTGCGGCATTACCATCGCCTACTGCTCGCCTTCATCGAGGACAAGTCCAAATATGAGCTGGAGCTGCCGAACCTCTCCTCACTGGACCGCCTGGTCGTCCACTCCCTGGCTGAGAAATGCAACTTGTCGCACGAATCCGCCGGCGACCGCGCAGATCGCGTGATGCACCTGAAGAAGGACATTTTGTTCTTTCAGAACCCcgaggcggcgcggcaggtTAACCTCGACGACATCATCGAGAAGGTATTGTGGAAGGAGAGCAAATTCCAGATTCGCTACGTACGGTCGGCGAACCCGGCACAGGTGGCAGTCGGCGACATCGGAAGCTACGCTGACGAGGACGCCCTCGAGAAAATCGAGCGGTTTCGCCGTGCCACGGACGAGTACCGGCATGCCACGGACATGGGCTACTCTCAacaggagctgctgctggctgaAGCCGGTATCAAGGGTGAGGACGGTGACGCTGCGGAAAGGCAGGGCTGTGCGGTTCCTGGGAGACTCGAGGAGATCTTGAGCCGACCAGACGACTCCTCTGCGCTGACCATTACGGCGGGGCCAGCGTCCGCGGTGTCCTCGTCTCCGTCTCAGCAGCTGTCGCCAGCAACGTCCACGATTGCGGTTGCAATGGCGCGGTCAAaggcaacggcggcagcgggtgCTGCCAAggcagccgctgccatgATAAATTTGTACGACGAGGTGTGCCGAACCTGCGGCTCACGAGTGCGACTCGATGGACCACCGCAGGGATGGAAGTGCAGCCACTACTGCACTCATTGCACCCGTCACTCCATTTGGTGTttggaggaggtgagggcCAGGGCGGACCCGGCGAGGCACCACAAGCGAAGGCGCGACGGGGCGTCGTCGGCCGAGGGTGGGGGCGAAACTGGCGGCCGGCGTCGTGGTGAGCAAGCTGTGGAGGAGATCGATcgcgaggaggatgagggcGACGGAGCTGTCCGACATTCCCGCACTCaaagtcgcagcagcagcgcaaccgAGGAGGACGCGAGCGAGGTCTTCACGGCAGAGGACGTggcggagatggcggcgACGAACGACTTCAGTGCTAAGGACACGAACTGGTTGCGCGAGTTTGCCTCACGCCAGACGGCGCATGTGGCCGACCAGATCGCCTTCTGCATCGACTTCAGTGATCTGACCGAGGCACGCCTGTTCCGTCGCTACGACGGCGTAGCAACCCCGTCGGAGGCGGCGTGCTGGTATGTAGTTCTTCGTGAGGTGCGAGATCTATCTTTGACTGTGTCAGACCTCGTGCGAGAGCTCTTGAACGAGGCCTTTGTAGTCCCGTCgtcggctgctgcacaggaTGACGTCGAGAGCACCACACAGACCCCAGCAGTAGAGACCATTCACACcgaggaagcggaggagcGCGCGATGGAGCACATCGCTATTGCGTATCCAAACCTCTCTGTTTACGGCATCGAATGCGTGGCAGTGTGCCAGATGCGTCCTGCCGTGCGATGGGCCTCCGTGCCCCAGCTGCTCATCAACGAGGAGGCCCTTCAgcacctgcggcagcgctacGGCGCACGGCACGTGTTCCCAACTCAGTCTctcgaggaggcggtgcaacGCGCTGGCGAGTCTAacgcctcccccttttccccctgAGCAAGCGAGGAACTCGTTCTCTACGAGTCAGATGATGGACTTCTCCCTCTTGTTCACCCTTCGCCCGTTGCCTGCAAAAGCTGAGACgcctctgtttctctgtgttGGTCCATGCGCTTCTATGGAAGACTGCATCAACTGCCAccgtatacacacacacagagagcgaaggaTCAAGAACACTGGTGAACCTCAGTGTGGGACAAGGATGAACGGCAGCACCCCATCATCGCTCAGCAcgttctcctttcccttccttcacgccagcagcggcaagagcTGACgtgaaggtgctgcagcaggctgTTCATTGGCCGCCTATAGAGGCACACTAATGAGGCTGACGGGTGCGTGCAGCTACAGCGGCGCTCTACAAAGCGGGAAAAACAGAGGACCAGCACTGGTGGGGATAGCGGTACGCGCTCGTGTCCTCTGCGATGTGCACACAAACATCCGCCCAGACACGCGGAAGCCGAACATGCGCACCCCTCCTgtcacagagagagagacgcacacacatgcacgcaagAGGCGCACATGCTTTTCTTCATGCCATTTTCGCTATGGGAAGAAAACCCATATGTGGGTGAACACTCTCTCGCTGCATGATGTAATGATGTgctgagagagaggacgagagggggaggggcggagaGGACGTCGGGTGCCTTCCTTCGtttatctctctctctttcactctctACTTCTCCTTTCACCCATCTGTGGGCATTGCACGATAGCAATGCTACTTGAGTTGGGTCGTGCACCTTCTGCGCCTCACCTTGCAGCTCTCATCTCTTTCATCTCtctcacctcctcgccgcttcCTCTGCTTCGAGTgtcgccttttcttttcctcgtttCAAACCTTCTCGTTCATCATAAGGCGAGGACGATTTGTCGcttgtgtgcgcctgtgacTACGTGGCGCGGTTACCATCACCGTATTCAAGACCCCGGCGCTGCTACGTGAGAGAtccccacacccacagaggggaacacacacccgcccacacacacactgacagAGCGGCGCCCGCTCATTTATCCCGACCCACAGAGAAACTCGCAGACGGTTGCCTCTTCAATCCACGGCACCGATCTGTCAGGGCCACACCGGACAGCACCGACGCACCGTCTTCTCTGTCCCTCCCAGCGTGTCTCTTCGGTGCGCTTGGGCGGCCAGAGGGGGAAGGCgggcgctctctctttcgacGACTGGAGTGACAGTCGCCGCGgcagacgcagagagagagagagggagagagaagggcaggcggagcagagaagaggtgcgTCAAAGCAGAAGCCCACAGTGTGCGTTGGAGGGGCGATGTACTCGCGGACGAGTCTCCTGCGCCTTCGTGGGTGTGATTTTGGTGCCGCTCGGCATCACACAGTGCACTCTGTTGTTCGAGGGCTGCGAGCACTTTTACTGGTACCATGGTCGGACTCTATTCACGGCACCgactgctgctcctcgcaTGCGTTGACCAGCGCCGTTCgcggtctctctcttcggctGAACGAGGGCATGGAAGGATCGGAGCAGTTCACTGTGTCCTTTCATGCAGACActggccgcagcagcggcgcggcgggtTTCTTTGCGGGCGAGGCAAATGTGCGGCAaaccaccccctcctccgttgACGAGGCCCCGATGTGCGACACAGCGGGGGCTGTTCCCCCTTTTGTAAAGGATGAGAGCACGGCGGCTGCAGCCGACTGGGAGGCGATGTCTGTGAGTGCAAAGTGGCAAACTACGGGTAGTACTGACCCCGGTACCAGCGCCTGTGATGGTGACGACAGGGATGATAGCCGCCACGTGAAACTATCCGACACCTCTGTGGGGGCCGTGGAAGCGgacgccggcgccgctgcgatCCGTGACGCCCCGAGTACCcgttctttcttttctcctgtGGCGCCGCCTCGCGTACACCCACCGGTGGAGTTCGCACCGCCACGGAAGGAGCCGACAGCTTTCACTTTTCTCTGCCCACGCCTCGGCCCCGATGATGGTCGTcgtgctactgctgctgctactgcgcCGTGTACGACTGCCGTATCGGATGCTGAATCGCCTTTCATGAAGCCCATCACGGCAACCCACGCACTCTACTCGAATCTTTTTCAGGAAAGTTTCGTGAACCCTTTCAACGGACGCCTCACCGGTACGAGCTCCTTGGCCGCCAAGTTGCTGTGTAGCGTTGGCTTCTATCGAAAGGTGTCAAACCCGCTGCAGCTTGAATGGAGCCCTGCGGAGTACATGACAACGCTCCAGAAAATCGTGTCAGCTGAGCAACTGAAGGCAGCGCGTCGACAGGAGCGACAGGCACGGCAGGAGCGCAGAGTCTCGAAGGTTGCTGCTAAAACGAGAAAGTTGTTGACACCAGCCACTAGGCAAACAAGGACGGGAGACTCGCGTGCAAAGTTATCGGCGAAGTGCAGTGCATCTGGAGAAGCCTTTATGCCAGTAGGCGAGGCGATGACATCGGCACGCAGTCAGCTGCTTCGGCCATTCCTGCGACATGGACCCGACCACTGGATGGCGAGCGTGGCAAAGCTCCTCGAGCGGCACGACGCCTTCACGTACCTCCACAAGGAGCTGGAGCGGCTCTACAGCCGTCTGAGCGCAGCGTACATGCCGCCGAAGCTCGACACCCCCACGGACCCCAGCACAGTAGGCATGGCTATCACTCAGGATCAGCGCCACGTGGTAAAGTTGGCACTGAGCGGCTTCAATTTGTtcgtcggcggcagcgccgggACGGGTAAGACAGTGCTACTCAAGTACATCTACCGCGAGCTTTCCCAGATGGGGCTACGGGTTGCCATGACGGCCACCACAGGCGTAACGGCCGTTCAGCTCGGCGGCTGCACCTTCCACCACGCCTTCAATGCGCCGCTCGACGCGGCACCGCATCGGTGGGACGCCAATGCGTTGCGAGCCGTCGATGTAGTCATTATAGACGAGGTTTCGTTGCTCGATGCATGCATGCTAGACGCCTTCGACATGGAGGCGCGACTGGCTCGCATGCATCACAGACCGTTCGGCGGGCTGCAACTCATCGCGTGCGGCGACTTCCTGCAGCTTTCACGCGAGGACACCCTACCGGCGTACGAAAGTGCCGCCTTCACGCATTTGGTCCCACTGCGCCTCGTCACTCCAATGCGACACGCTGCGGACGACCCGCTCATGAGGCTGCTGGAGGATCTACGGCATGGCCGCTTCGACACGAAGTGTTTCGCTGCCCTCGATAGACCAATACCAGCGAACAGCACTCACGTCACGTACCTCTTTCCTCGACGCCGCGAGGCACAGCAGCTCAATGACCTTAAGCTGAGTGAGCTAACGACGCAGGAGATGACCTTCACCCCGCAGCGTGGACCGCTGCAGTTGTGTGGAACCTTCACGCACTCAGCGTTGGTGGAGCTAAACAGAGACGCTGACGGTATGCGAGCTGCCATGCCACACCGAGAGCGCCTGCTGGAGATGATTCACGAGGAGTCgcagcacgtgtgcgccgGTGGTCATCGCAAGGATGAAGGTGAGAGAGAGCTTGCGCCGCGTGTCGCGGATCACGAGCTCGTCATAATGCCCGTGCGAGCCGAGGGGGCGCTGGTGACGCGCTTCGCTTTGCGATTGCGGTGTCGAGAGCGAGAGTTGCCCACGTCTGGAACGAGAGGTGGGTGCGTTGGCAGTGCTGACAGCGGCGAGGACTGTACCTCTACGCAGCCTTCGGTACTTTCTGCGGGCGACGTGCCGGCCCTCGTGGTCAACCCGACTCACAGCGGTGCCCCCGCTGCCATCTCGGTGAGCACGCTGCGCAGGCCGATTACCACTCTCGCGACGAAGCGAACGCGTCGCATCATAGCACCTTTCTCTGCCGCTGAGTGGGAGGAGATTGcaaccgccgtcgccacgcGACTCGGCGGCCGCGTTGTCAcgatgctggaggaggagccgtCCTCTATGGTACCGCTGAGTGTGACCATGGCGCTTGCAGACATGACAAGCTCCGACGTTGCCCTTTCCCTTGCGCCGCTGCGACTCAAGCTAGGGTGTCGGGTCATGGTGAATCGCAACCTCTCACGAACGGTGTCGAATGGAAGCGTCGGTATTGTTGAGGCCTTTGCCCCACCAGACATCAACCTCTTCCCGCGCCGTACCGACCGCTCTGCGCGCGCCGTGTTCCAGCGTGTGTGTCAACAGAAGCTGTTTGCACAGCTCCCCATTGTGCGCCTCCTTGGCggggaggtggtgcagaTTCCACCCATCTCGATCACCCTCGGTGGCACGGCGCAGAGCTACTTCTACGGCCACGAGGTGCTCACCATACCGCTGCAACTCGGCTACGCCTTCACGGTGCACAAGGTGCAGGGGTTGACACTGCAAGGTACAGTGGTGTTGGACTGCGAGAAGTTCTTTGACTGCGCGCACCTAATCTACGTCGCGTGCTCGAGAGTACGGAAGCTCGATCAGCTTGTTGTTTACCGCGTCCAGCCAAGCATGATCATTGTGCGTCGCAGCGCACTGGAGTTCTCCAACAAGCTGCAGGACGCGAGAAACTTGAATGTCGTAGATTTTCCACCTTCGACTGCGCGCTCTTCTTGGTCtcaacacccacacacacaacagcgcgtttttttttctacaCCAGCCTAACGGGACAGGCGtcgtgtgagtgtgtgttgCGGAGCGGGGGATGCACCGGCGCTTCATTCTCTCGCGAGGGcacaccctctctttctccccccccccctaccacTCCCTGCTGTGACAaccgcagcaccacagctgTTCTGAGGCTCTTCTCTACCCACAGCCTCGCGCAGCCTCCGCGACGGTCTTTTcacttcttttctcttcagCGTTTTCGTTTCCGCCTTGCTTGGCTCtgtgttgcgtgtgtgcgcggaATGAAGGACTCGCACACAGCGCAGAGCCATGCGGGGGCACTGCTCCTCTTACTGCTGCCTCTATGGACGTTACTTTCAATGcacccctcacacacacacagggagagagaaaacgcgGGTACGAgtgtccctccctctctccctgtgccATCTTTAGTTGCTACAGCCGATGCTTGCGGTGGATGGCGATGAGTTGGACGGTTTAGGtggaaggaggaaggagggagagctgAACGAGAGGCGTGCGCGGAATTAGCAAAGCACTCTTGCTTTCCTCTGTGTGCGCTCCTGCGCTTTCCATCGTCTCTCCGCTGACCACCACCCAGCActcctcttctgctgttgcACATCTACAAGAGAGACGAAGTGCTTCTCAAGCAGGGACTACGTACTCAACTCCGTCGGCCTCATCATACTCGCTGGTACACCCTTTTCacccattctctctctccttcatgcACCACATTCCTCACTTCCTCACTTCCCCACTCGCGTGCCCTTCACGGCGTT contains the following coding sequences:
- a CDS encoding putative acyl-CoA dehydrogenase, encoding MFRRVGSSPAARRAAALSVAARSLIYTPRIRDMKFLYEEVFNMYDHYKELGNSAAGGSDNIVTKELMDALLEESSKLATQTLFPLYESSDSEGCVLQDGHVTTPKGFKAAYQALAAGGWTSVNEPEKYGGQGLPFSVGFTTREIMATANWGFSMYSGLSLGACRTLMSWASEELKDQYLPKLVSGEWSGTMCLTEPQCGTDLSQVKTKAEPSGDGKSYNITGTKIFISAGDHDLTENIIHIVLARLPNSLPSTKGLSLFLVPRHVVNPNGSLEAAKNVECSGLEKKMGIKGSSTCQLSFDKSVGYLIGEPSAGMKQMFTFMNAARMGCALEGVCHAELAFQNGLQYARERRSMRALSGAKEPEKPADRIICHANVRQNLLFAKAVAEGGRALLTDVGRLLDMHAAATDAVKAAALDHEIGFYTPIAKACVTEWGVEAASRLLQVWGGHGYIKGNGMEQILRDSRIGTIYEGTTGVQALDFIGRKVLSTKGGNQAKRFGKRVSKLAWAHLFSTGALGRYARQLWLMQKHWRIATTRIGMMALKNRDAVAASSEDFLMYTGYMVLGYYWLRMAEVAQRKVAAGQDADGFYQTKLDTCEYVFTRILPRVEAHKRIMQAEPTLCAYKEENWDI
- a CDS encoding putative DNA repair and recombination protein, mitochondrial precursor translates to MKPITATHALYSNLFQESFVNPFNGRLTGTSSLAAKLLCSVGFYRKVSNPLQLEWSPAEYMTTLQKIVSAEQLKAARRQERQARQERRVSKVAAKTRKLLTPATRQTRTGDSRAKLSAKCSASGEAFMPVGEAMTSARSQLLRPFLRHGPDHWMASVAKLLERHDAFTYLHKELERLYSRLSAAYMPPKLDTPTDPSTVGMAITQDQRHVVKLALSGFNLFVGGSAGTGKTVLLKYIYRELSQMGLRVAMTATTGVTAVQLGGCTFHHAFNAPLDAAPHRWDANALRAVDVVIIDEVSLLDACMLDAFDMEARLARMHHRPFGGLQLIACGDFLQLSREDTLPAYESAAFTHLVPLRLVTPMRHAADDPLMRLLEDLRHGRFDTKCFAALDRPIPANSTHVTYLFPRRREAQQLNDLKLSELTTQEMTFTPQRGPLQLCGTFTHSALVELNRDADGMRAAMPHRERLLEMIHEESQHVCAGGHRKDEGERELAPRVADHELVIMPVRAEGALVTRFALRLRCRERELPTSGTRGGCVGSADSGEDCTSTQPSVLSAGDVPALVVNPTHSGAPAAISVSTLRRPITTLATKRTRRIIAPFSAAEWEEIATAVATRLGGRVVTMLEEEPSSMVPLSVTMALADMTSSDVALSLAPLRLKLGCRVMVNRNLSRTVSNGSVGIVEAFAPPDINLFPRRTDRSARAVFQRVCQQKLFAQLPIVRLLGGEVVQIPPISITLGGTAQSYFYGHEVLTIPLQLGYAFTVHKVQGLTLQGTVVLDCEKFFDCAHLIYVACSRVRKLDQLVVYRVQPSMIIVRRSALEFSNKLQDARNLNVVDFPPSTARSSWSQHPHTQQRVFFSTPA